In one window of Syngnathus scovelli strain Florida chromosome 22, RoL_Ssco_1.2, whole genome shotgun sequence DNA:
- the osbpl8 gene encoding oxysterol-binding protein-related protein 8 isoform X1 translates to MTMKSSSESQQETESTLHPAELREPHATSAAAVVSGDDSVYLTPGRMSQRQVKERDKDKDKEAGLQTPSREHLASPSPLSSGISYSHGFERGKEDLLSLPLKEDSLSISKSKSETKLYNGSDKDVSASGGKLTKKESLKVQKKNYREEKKRATKELLSTITDPSVIVMADWLKIRGTLKSWTKLWCVLKPGVLLIYKTHKNGQWVGTVLLNACELIERPSKKDGFCFKLFHPLEQSIWAVKGPKGEAVGSITQPLPSSHLIFRAASESDGRCWMDALELALKCSSLLKRTMIREGKEDISTLASGGEHSLNFYSLLRAHNIHGFQFNDSDHLKDPDLYSDKSDREGEPDHEESDPEGLEKSEESDSDTSERQDDSYVDMDPNEHVRETSYLEQSHEELGEAGEAAQTETVSEENKSLIWTLLKQVRPGMDLSKVVLPTFILEPRSFLDKLSDYYYHADFLSEAAVEENAYNRMKKVVKWYISGFYKKPKGLKKPYNPIIGETYRCMWLHQKTNSKTFYIAEQVSHHPPVSAFYVSNRKDGFCLSGSILAKSKFYGNSLSAILDGEARLTFLNRGEDYVMNMPYAHCKGILYGTMTLELGGQITVACEKTGYSSQLEFKLKPFLGSSDSVNQISGKIKLGKEVLATLEGHWDSEIFINDKKTGTVDTFWNPTPELRQSRLTRCTVPPEEQGEFESERLWQHVTRAVNNKDQTEATNEKFILEESQRKSARERKAKCEEWNSTLFEQDPVTGEWHYKYADTRPWDPLNDLIQFEKDGCIQTKVRHRTPMVRSGSLISLSNQGSRRDNFKCQVTVPKRKHKSDKPKSPESGCSSPELDRQDSSGSERHKSKHNSRLRKKGADLSELQSAIESIKQTQQDINRSISVLRGRTASRAEGTSFLQQRDYFVIAALIVLQVIINYIFK, encoded by the exons ATGACCATGAAGTCTTCTTCCGAGTCCCAACAGGAGACCGAGAGCACTTTG CACCCTGCAGAGTTGAGAGAACCTCATGCAACCTCTG CAGCGGCCGTAGTGTCCGGTGATGACTCCGTCTATCTGACGCCAGGCAGGATGAGCCAGCGCCAGGTGAAGGAACGGGACAAGGACAAGGACAAGGAGGCGGGCCTCCAAACACCCAGCCGGGAACATCTCGCCTCTCCGTCTCCGCTTAGCTCGGGCATCAGCTACAGCCACG GTTTCGAGAGAGGGAAGGAGGACCTTTTGTCGTTGCCTTTGAAAGAGGACTCGCTTTCCATATCCAAGAGCAAG TCGGAGACCAAGCTGTACAATGGCTCAGACAAGGACGTGTCTGCGTCTGGAGGCAAGCTCACCAAGAAGGAGTCCCTcaag GTCCAAAAGAAAAATTAcagggaagagaagaaaagggcaaCAAAAGAGCTGCTCAGCACCATCACGGATCCTTCGGTCATTGTCATGGCCGACTGGCTGAAG atCCGGGGAACGCTGAAGAGCTGGACCAAGCTGTGGTGCGTGCTCAAACCGGGCGTCCTGCTCATTTACAAGACCCACAAGAACGGCCAGTGGGTCGGCACGGTGCTGCTCAACGCCTGCGAGCTCATCGAGCGACCCTCCAAGAAGGACGGCTTCTGCTTCAAGCTATTTCACCCCCTCGAGCAGTCCATCTGGGCCGTCAAG GGTCCCAAAGGGGAAGCGGTGGGCTCCATCACTCAGCCTTTACCCAGCAGCCACCTCATCTTCCGTGCGGCTTCAGAGTCCGATG GTCGTTGCTGGATGGACGCCCTGGAACTAGCCCTGAAGTGCTCCAGCCTGCTGAAACGAACCATGATCCGCGAAGGCAAGGAAGATATCAGCACGCTGGCATCTGGAGGAGAACATTCCCTCAACTTCTACAGCCTCCTACGTGCCCACAACATCCATGGATTCCA GTTTAACGACAGCGACCATTTGAAAGACCCGGATCTCTACTCAGACAAGTCCGACCGGGAGGGGGAACCGGACCACGAAGAGTCGGACCCGGAAGGTTTGGAGAAGAGCGAGGAGAGCGACAGCGACACATCGGAGCGACAGGACGACTCGTACGTGGACATGGACCCCAACGAGCACGTGCGGGAAACGTCCTACTTGGAGCAATCTCACGAGGAACTTGGCGAG GCGGGCGAGGCTGCCCAGACGGAGACGGTGTCAGAGGAGAACAAGTCCCTCATTTGGACTCTCCTGAAACAAGTGCGACCGGGAATGGATCTGTCCAAGGTGGTCCTGCCCACGTTCATCCTGGAGCCGAGGTCGTTCCTGGATAAACTCTCCGACTACTACTACCACGCTGACTTCCTGTCCGA GGCTGCGGTGGAGGAGAACGCCTACAACCGGATGAAGAAAGTGGTCAAGTGGTACATCTCCGGGTTCTACAAAAAGCCCAAG GGCTTGAAGAAACCTTACAACCCCATTATCGGCGAAACCTACCGCTGCATGTGGCTCCACCAAAAGACCAACAGCAAGACCTTCTACATCGCAGAACAG GTATCCCATCATCCTCCTGTGTCAGCTTTTTATGTCAGCAACAGGAAGGATGGATTCTGCCTCAGTGGAAGCATCCTTGCCAAGTCCAAGTTCTACG gaAACTCTTTGTCGGCCATATTGGACGGCGAGGCTCGACTCACTTTCCTCAACCGTGGAGAGGACTATGTGATGAACATGCCTTACGCTCACTGTAAAG GCATCCTGTATGGCACCATGACTTTGGAGCTAGGTGGTCAGATCACCGTTGCGTGTGAGAAGACGGGCTACAGTTCGCAGTTGGAGTTCAAACTCAAG CCATTCCTGGGAAGCAGCGACAGTGTCAACCAGATCTCCGGAAAGATCAAACTGGGGAAGGAAGTGCTGGCAACTCTTGAGGGACACTGG GACAGCGAGATCTTCATCAACGACAAGAAGACTGGAACGGTGGACACGTTCTGGAACCCAACACCGGAGCTGAGGCAGAGCCGACTCACACGCTGCACCGTCCCGCCCGAGGAGCAGGGCGAGTTTGAATCGGAGCG ACTTTGGCAGCACGTGACGAGAGCCGTCAACAACAAGGACCAGACGGAGGCCACGAATGAAAAGTTCATCCTGGAGGAAAGTCAAAGGAAGTCGGCGCGGGAGAGGAAAGCCAAGTGCGAGGAATGGAACTCCACTCTGTTCGAGCAGGACCCCGTCACCGGAGAGTGGCATTATAAATATGCTGA CACGAGGCCATGGGACCCCCTCAACGACCTGATCCAGTTTGAAAAAGACGGTTGTATCCAGACCAAGGTCCGACACCGCACCCCCATGGTACGTTCTGGCAGTCTTATTAGTCTGAGTAACCAGGGGTCGCGGAGGGACAATTTCAAGTGCCAG gtAACGGTGCCAAAGAGAAAACACAAGAGCGACAAACCCAAAAGCCCAGAGAGCGGTTGTTCTTCACCCGAACTTGACCGCCAGGACTCCTCCGGAAGCGAAC GACACAAGAGCAAACACAACAGCCGTCTGCGTAAAAAAGGTGCTGACCTCAGCGAACTTCAAAGTGCCATTGAGTCCATAAAGCAGACACAGCAGGACATCAACAG GAGCATCAGCGTGTTAAGGGGTCGAACGGCAAGCCGGGCGGAGGGAACCTCCTTCTTGCAGCAGCGGGACTATTTCGTCATCGCCGCCCTCATCGTCCTGCAGGTGATCATCAACTACATCTTCAAGTAG
- the osbpl8 gene encoding oxysterol-binding protein-related protein 8 isoform X2: protein MTMKSSSESQQETESTLHPAELREPHATSAAVVSGDDSVYLTPGRMSQRQVKERDKDKDKEAGLQTPSREHLASPSPLSSGISYSHGFERGKEDLLSLPLKEDSLSISKSKSETKLYNGSDKDVSASGGKLTKKESLKVQKKNYREEKKRATKELLSTITDPSVIVMADWLKIRGTLKSWTKLWCVLKPGVLLIYKTHKNGQWVGTVLLNACELIERPSKKDGFCFKLFHPLEQSIWAVKGPKGEAVGSITQPLPSSHLIFRAASESDGRCWMDALELALKCSSLLKRTMIREGKEDISTLASGGEHSLNFYSLLRAHNIHGFQFNDSDHLKDPDLYSDKSDREGEPDHEESDPEGLEKSEESDSDTSERQDDSYVDMDPNEHVRETSYLEQSHEELGEAGEAAQTETVSEENKSLIWTLLKQVRPGMDLSKVVLPTFILEPRSFLDKLSDYYYHADFLSEAAVEENAYNRMKKVVKWYISGFYKKPKGLKKPYNPIIGETYRCMWLHQKTNSKTFYIAEQVSHHPPVSAFYVSNRKDGFCLSGSILAKSKFYGNSLSAILDGEARLTFLNRGEDYVMNMPYAHCKGILYGTMTLELGGQITVACEKTGYSSQLEFKLKPFLGSSDSVNQISGKIKLGKEVLATLEGHWDSEIFINDKKTGTVDTFWNPTPELRQSRLTRCTVPPEEQGEFESERLWQHVTRAVNNKDQTEATNEKFILEESQRKSARERKAKCEEWNSTLFEQDPVTGEWHYKYADTRPWDPLNDLIQFEKDGCIQTKVRHRTPMVRSGSLISLSNQGSRRDNFKCQVTVPKRKHKSDKPKSPESGCSSPELDRQDSSGSERHKSKHNSRLRKKGADLSELQSAIESIKQTQQDINRSISVLRGRTASRAEGTSFLQQRDYFVIAALIVLQVIINYIFK from the exons ATGACCATGAAGTCTTCTTCCGAGTCCCAACAGGAGACCGAGAGCACTTTG CACCCTGCAGAGTTGAGAGAACCTCATGCAACCTCTG CGGCCGTAGTGTCCGGTGATGACTCCGTCTATCTGACGCCAGGCAGGATGAGCCAGCGCCAGGTGAAGGAACGGGACAAGGACAAGGACAAGGAGGCGGGCCTCCAAACACCCAGCCGGGAACATCTCGCCTCTCCGTCTCCGCTTAGCTCGGGCATCAGCTACAGCCACG GTTTCGAGAGAGGGAAGGAGGACCTTTTGTCGTTGCCTTTGAAAGAGGACTCGCTTTCCATATCCAAGAGCAAG TCGGAGACCAAGCTGTACAATGGCTCAGACAAGGACGTGTCTGCGTCTGGAGGCAAGCTCACCAAGAAGGAGTCCCTcaag GTCCAAAAGAAAAATTAcagggaagagaagaaaagggcaaCAAAAGAGCTGCTCAGCACCATCACGGATCCTTCGGTCATTGTCATGGCCGACTGGCTGAAG atCCGGGGAACGCTGAAGAGCTGGACCAAGCTGTGGTGCGTGCTCAAACCGGGCGTCCTGCTCATTTACAAGACCCACAAGAACGGCCAGTGGGTCGGCACGGTGCTGCTCAACGCCTGCGAGCTCATCGAGCGACCCTCCAAGAAGGACGGCTTCTGCTTCAAGCTATTTCACCCCCTCGAGCAGTCCATCTGGGCCGTCAAG GGTCCCAAAGGGGAAGCGGTGGGCTCCATCACTCAGCCTTTACCCAGCAGCCACCTCATCTTCCGTGCGGCTTCAGAGTCCGATG GTCGTTGCTGGATGGACGCCCTGGAACTAGCCCTGAAGTGCTCCAGCCTGCTGAAACGAACCATGATCCGCGAAGGCAAGGAAGATATCAGCACGCTGGCATCTGGAGGAGAACATTCCCTCAACTTCTACAGCCTCCTACGTGCCCACAACATCCATGGATTCCA GTTTAACGACAGCGACCATTTGAAAGACCCGGATCTCTACTCAGACAAGTCCGACCGGGAGGGGGAACCGGACCACGAAGAGTCGGACCCGGAAGGTTTGGAGAAGAGCGAGGAGAGCGACAGCGACACATCGGAGCGACAGGACGACTCGTACGTGGACATGGACCCCAACGAGCACGTGCGGGAAACGTCCTACTTGGAGCAATCTCACGAGGAACTTGGCGAG GCGGGCGAGGCTGCCCAGACGGAGACGGTGTCAGAGGAGAACAAGTCCCTCATTTGGACTCTCCTGAAACAAGTGCGACCGGGAATGGATCTGTCCAAGGTGGTCCTGCCCACGTTCATCCTGGAGCCGAGGTCGTTCCTGGATAAACTCTCCGACTACTACTACCACGCTGACTTCCTGTCCGA GGCTGCGGTGGAGGAGAACGCCTACAACCGGATGAAGAAAGTGGTCAAGTGGTACATCTCCGGGTTCTACAAAAAGCCCAAG GGCTTGAAGAAACCTTACAACCCCATTATCGGCGAAACCTACCGCTGCATGTGGCTCCACCAAAAGACCAACAGCAAGACCTTCTACATCGCAGAACAG GTATCCCATCATCCTCCTGTGTCAGCTTTTTATGTCAGCAACAGGAAGGATGGATTCTGCCTCAGTGGAAGCATCCTTGCCAAGTCCAAGTTCTACG gaAACTCTTTGTCGGCCATATTGGACGGCGAGGCTCGACTCACTTTCCTCAACCGTGGAGAGGACTATGTGATGAACATGCCTTACGCTCACTGTAAAG GCATCCTGTATGGCACCATGACTTTGGAGCTAGGTGGTCAGATCACCGTTGCGTGTGAGAAGACGGGCTACAGTTCGCAGTTGGAGTTCAAACTCAAG CCATTCCTGGGAAGCAGCGACAGTGTCAACCAGATCTCCGGAAAGATCAAACTGGGGAAGGAAGTGCTGGCAACTCTTGAGGGACACTGG GACAGCGAGATCTTCATCAACGACAAGAAGACTGGAACGGTGGACACGTTCTGGAACCCAACACCGGAGCTGAGGCAGAGCCGACTCACACGCTGCACCGTCCCGCCCGAGGAGCAGGGCGAGTTTGAATCGGAGCG ACTTTGGCAGCACGTGACGAGAGCCGTCAACAACAAGGACCAGACGGAGGCCACGAATGAAAAGTTCATCCTGGAGGAAAGTCAAAGGAAGTCGGCGCGGGAGAGGAAAGCCAAGTGCGAGGAATGGAACTCCACTCTGTTCGAGCAGGACCCCGTCACCGGAGAGTGGCATTATAAATATGCTGA CACGAGGCCATGGGACCCCCTCAACGACCTGATCCAGTTTGAAAAAGACGGTTGTATCCAGACCAAGGTCCGACACCGCACCCCCATGGTACGTTCTGGCAGTCTTATTAGTCTGAGTAACCAGGGGTCGCGGAGGGACAATTTCAAGTGCCAG gtAACGGTGCCAAAGAGAAAACACAAGAGCGACAAACCCAAAAGCCCAGAGAGCGGTTGTTCTTCACCCGAACTTGACCGCCAGGACTCCTCCGGAAGCGAAC GACACAAGAGCAAACACAACAGCCGTCTGCGTAAAAAAGGTGCTGACCTCAGCGAACTTCAAAGTGCCATTGAGTCCATAAAGCAGACACAGCAGGACATCAACAG GAGCATCAGCGTGTTAAGGGGTCGAACGGCAAGCCGGGCGGAGGGAACCTCCTTCTTGCAGCAGCGGGACTATTTCGTCATCGCCGCCCTCATCGTCCTGCAGGTGATCATCAACTACATCTTCAAGTAG
- the osbpl8 gene encoding oxysterol-binding protein-related protein 8 isoform X3, with the protein MTMKSSSESQQETESTLHPAELREPHATSAAAVVSGDDSVYLTPGRMSQRQVKERDKDKDKEAGLQTPSREHLASPSPLSSGISYSHGFERGKEDLLSLPLKEDSLSISKSKSETKLYNGSDKDVSASGGKLTKKESLKVQKKNYREEKKRATKELLSTITDPSVIVMADWLKIRGTLKSWTKLWCVLKPGVLLIYKTHKNGQWVGTVLLNACELIERPSKKDGFCFKLFHPLEQSIWAVKGPKGEAVGSITQPLPSSHLIFRAASESDGRCWMDALELALKCSSLLKRTMIREGKEDISTLASGGEHSLNFYSLLRAHNIHGFQFNDSDHLKDPDLYSDKSDREGEPDHEESDPEGLEKSEESDSDTSERQDDSYVDMDPNEHVRETSYLEQSHEELGEAGEAAQTETVSEENKSLIWTLLKQVRPGMDLSKVVLPTFILEPRSFLDKLSDYYYHADFLSEAAVEENAYNRMKKVVKWYISGFYKKPKGLKKPYNPIIGETYRCMWLHQKTNSKTFYIAEQVSHHPPVSAFYVSNRKDGFCLSGSILAKSKFYGNSLSAILDGEARLTFLNRGEDYVMNMPYAHCKGILYGTMTLELGGQITVACEKTGYSSQLEFKLKPFLGSSDSVNQISGKIKLGKEVLATLEGHWDSEIFINDKKTGTVDTFWNPTPELRQSRLTRCTVPPEEQGEFESERLWQHVTRAVNNKDQTEATNEKFILEESQRKSARERKAKCEEWNSTLFEQDPVTGEWHYKYADTRPWDPLNDLIQFEKDGCIQTKVRHRTPMVTVPKRKHKSDKPKSPESGCSSPELDRQDSSGSERHKSKHNSRLRKKGADLSELQSAIESIKQTQQDINRSISVLRGRTASRAEGTSFLQQRDYFVIAALIVLQVIINYIFK; encoded by the exons ATGACCATGAAGTCTTCTTCCGAGTCCCAACAGGAGACCGAGAGCACTTTG CACCCTGCAGAGTTGAGAGAACCTCATGCAACCTCTG CAGCGGCCGTAGTGTCCGGTGATGACTCCGTCTATCTGACGCCAGGCAGGATGAGCCAGCGCCAGGTGAAGGAACGGGACAAGGACAAGGACAAGGAGGCGGGCCTCCAAACACCCAGCCGGGAACATCTCGCCTCTCCGTCTCCGCTTAGCTCGGGCATCAGCTACAGCCACG GTTTCGAGAGAGGGAAGGAGGACCTTTTGTCGTTGCCTTTGAAAGAGGACTCGCTTTCCATATCCAAGAGCAAG TCGGAGACCAAGCTGTACAATGGCTCAGACAAGGACGTGTCTGCGTCTGGAGGCAAGCTCACCAAGAAGGAGTCCCTcaag GTCCAAAAGAAAAATTAcagggaagagaagaaaagggcaaCAAAAGAGCTGCTCAGCACCATCACGGATCCTTCGGTCATTGTCATGGCCGACTGGCTGAAG atCCGGGGAACGCTGAAGAGCTGGACCAAGCTGTGGTGCGTGCTCAAACCGGGCGTCCTGCTCATTTACAAGACCCACAAGAACGGCCAGTGGGTCGGCACGGTGCTGCTCAACGCCTGCGAGCTCATCGAGCGACCCTCCAAGAAGGACGGCTTCTGCTTCAAGCTATTTCACCCCCTCGAGCAGTCCATCTGGGCCGTCAAG GGTCCCAAAGGGGAAGCGGTGGGCTCCATCACTCAGCCTTTACCCAGCAGCCACCTCATCTTCCGTGCGGCTTCAGAGTCCGATG GTCGTTGCTGGATGGACGCCCTGGAACTAGCCCTGAAGTGCTCCAGCCTGCTGAAACGAACCATGATCCGCGAAGGCAAGGAAGATATCAGCACGCTGGCATCTGGAGGAGAACATTCCCTCAACTTCTACAGCCTCCTACGTGCCCACAACATCCATGGATTCCA GTTTAACGACAGCGACCATTTGAAAGACCCGGATCTCTACTCAGACAAGTCCGACCGGGAGGGGGAACCGGACCACGAAGAGTCGGACCCGGAAGGTTTGGAGAAGAGCGAGGAGAGCGACAGCGACACATCGGAGCGACAGGACGACTCGTACGTGGACATGGACCCCAACGAGCACGTGCGGGAAACGTCCTACTTGGAGCAATCTCACGAGGAACTTGGCGAG GCGGGCGAGGCTGCCCAGACGGAGACGGTGTCAGAGGAGAACAAGTCCCTCATTTGGACTCTCCTGAAACAAGTGCGACCGGGAATGGATCTGTCCAAGGTGGTCCTGCCCACGTTCATCCTGGAGCCGAGGTCGTTCCTGGATAAACTCTCCGACTACTACTACCACGCTGACTTCCTGTCCGA GGCTGCGGTGGAGGAGAACGCCTACAACCGGATGAAGAAAGTGGTCAAGTGGTACATCTCCGGGTTCTACAAAAAGCCCAAG GGCTTGAAGAAACCTTACAACCCCATTATCGGCGAAACCTACCGCTGCATGTGGCTCCACCAAAAGACCAACAGCAAGACCTTCTACATCGCAGAACAG GTATCCCATCATCCTCCTGTGTCAGCTTTTTATGTCAGCAACAGGAAGGATGGATTCTGCCTCAGTGGAAGCATCCTTGCCAAGTCCAAGTTCTACG gaAACTCTTTGTCGGCCATATTGGACGGCGAGGCTCGACTCACTTTCCTCAACCGTGGAGAGGACTATGTGATGAACATGCCTTACGCTCACTGTAAAG GCATCCTGTATGGCACCATGACTTTGGAGCTAGGTGGTCAGATCACCGTTGCGTGTGAGAAGACGGGCTACAGTTCGCAGTTGGAGTTCAAACTCAAG CCATTCCTGGGAAGCAGCGACAGTGTCAACCAGATCTCCGGAAAGATCAAACTGGGGAAGGAAGTGCTGGCAACTCTTGAGGGACACTGG GACAGCGAGATCTTCATCAACGACAAGAAGACTGGAACGGTGGACACGTTCTGGAACCCAACACCGGAGCTGAGGCAGAGCCGACTCACACGCTGCACCGTCCCGCCCGAGGAGCAGGGCGAGTTTGAATCGGAGCG ACTTTGGCAGCACGTGACGAGAGCCGTCAACAACAAGGACCAGACGGAGGCCACGAATGAAAAGTTCATCCTGGAGGAAAGTCAAAGGAAGTCGGCGCGGGAGAGGAAAGCCAAGTGCGAGGAATGGAACTCCACTCTGTTCGAGCAGGACCCCGTCACCGGAGAGTGGCATTATAAATATGCTGA CACGAGGCCATGGGACCCCCTCAACGACCTGATCCAGTTTGAAAAAGACGGTTGTATCCAGACCAAGGTCCGACACCGCACCCCCATG gtAACGGTGCCAAAGAGAAAACACAAGAGCGACAAACCCAAAAGCCCAGAGAGCGGTTGTTCTTCACCCGAACTTGACCGCCAGGACTCCTCCGGAAGCGAAC GACACAAGAGCAAACACAACAGCCGTCTGCGTAAAAAAGGTGCTGACCTCAGCGAACTTCAAAGTGCCATTGAGTCCATAAAGCAGACACAGCAGGACATCAACAG GAGCATCAGCGTGTTAAGGGGTCGAACGGCAAGCCGGGCGGAGGGAACCTCCTTCTTGCAGCAGCGGGACTATTTCGTCATCGCCGCCCTCATCGTCCTGCAGGTGATCATCAACTACATCTTCAAGTAG
- the osbpl8 gene encoding oxysterol-binding protein-related protein 8 isoform X5 produces the protein MSQRQVKERDKDKDKEAGLQTPSREHLASPSPLSSGISYSHGFERGKEDLLSLPLKEDSLSISKSKSETKLYNGSDKDVSASGGKLTKKESLKVQKKNYREEKKRATKELLSTITDPSVIVMADWLKIRGTLKSWTKLWCVLKPGVLLIYKTHKNGQWVGTVLLNACELIERPSKKDGFCFKLFHPLEQSIWAVKGPKGEAVGSITQPLPSSHLIFRAASESDGRCWMDALELALKCSSLLKRTMIREGKEDISTLASGGEHSLNFYSLLRAHNIHGFQFNDSDHLKDPDLYSDKSDREGEPDHEESDPEGLEKSEESDSDTSERQDDSYVDMDPNEHVRETSYLEQSHEELGEAGEAAQTETVSEENKSLIWTLLKQVRPGMDLSKVVLPTFILEPRSFLDKLSDYYYHADFLSEAAVEENAYNRMKKVVKWYISGFYKKPKGLKKPYNPIIGETYRCMWLHQKTNSKTFYIAEQVSHHPPVSAFYVSNRKDGFCLSGSILAKSKFYGNSLSAILDGEARLTFLNRGEDYVMNMPYAHCKGILYGTMTLELGGQITVACEKTGYSSQLEFKLKPFLGSSDSVNQISGKIKLGKEVLATLEGHWDSEIFINDKKTGTVDTFWNPTPELRQSRLTRCTVPPEEQGEFESERLWQHVTRAVNNKDQTEATNEKFILEESQRKSARERKAKCEEWNSTLFEQDPVTGEWHYKYADTRPWDPLNDLIQFEKDGCIQTKVRHRTPMVRSGSLISLSNQGSRRDNFKCQVTVPKRKHKSDKPKSPESGCSSPELDRQDSSGSERHKSKHNSRLRKKGADLSELQSAIESIKQTQQDINRSISVLRGRTASRAEGTSFLQQRDYFVIAALIVLQVIINYIFK, from the exons ATGAGCCAGCGCCAGGTGAAGGAACGGGACAAGGACAAGGACAAGGAGGCGGGCCTCCAAACACCCAGCCGGGAACATCTCGCCTCTCCGTCTCCGCTTAGCTCGGGCATCAGCTACAGCCACG GTTTCGAGAGAGGGAAGGAGGACCTTTTGTCGTTGCCTTTGAAAGAGGACTCGCTTTCCATATCCAAGAGCAAG TCGGAGACCAAGCTGTACAATGGCTCAGACAAGGACGTGTCTGCGTCTGGAGGCAAGCTCACCAAGAAGGAGTCCCTcaag GTCCAAAAGAAAAATTAcagggaagagaagaaaagggcaaCAAAAGAGCTGCTCAGCACCATCACGGATCCTTCGGTCATTGTCATGGCCGACTGGCTGAAG atCCGGGGAACGCTGAAGAGCTGGACCAAGCTGTGGTGCGTGCTCAAACCGGGCGTCCTGCTCATTTACAAGACCCACAAGAACGGCCAGTGGGTCGGCACGGTGCTGCTCAACGCCTGCGAGCTCATCGAGCGACCCTCCAAGAAGGACGGCTTCTGCTTCAAGCTATTTCACCCCCTCGAGCAGTCCATCTGGGCCGTCAAG GGTCCCAAAGGGGAAGCGGTGGGCTCCATCACTCAGCCTTTACCCAGCAGCCACCTCATCTTCCGTGCGGCTTCAGAGTCCGATG GTCGTTGCTGGATGGACGCCCTGGAACTAGCCCTGAAGTGCTCCAGCCTGCTGAAACGAACCATGATCCGCGAAGGCAAGGAAGATATCAGCACGCTGGCATCTGGAGGAGAACATTCCCTCAACTTCTACAGCCTCCTACGTGCCCACAACATCCATGGATTCCA GTTTAACGACAGCGACCATTTGAAAGACCCGGATCTCTACTCAGACAAGTCCGACCGGGAGGGGGAACCGGACCACGAAGAGTCGGACCCGGAAGGTTTGGAGAAGAGCGAGGAGAGCGACAGCGACACATCGGAGCGACAGGACGACTCGTACGTGGACATGGACCCCAACGAGCACGTGCGGGAAACGTCCTACTTGGAGCAATCTCACGAGGAACTTGGCGAG GCGGGCGAGGCTGCCCAGACGGAGACGGTGTCAGAGGAGAACAAGTCCCTCATTTGGACTCTCCTGAAACAAGTGCGACCGGGAATGGATCTGTCCAAGGTGGTCCTGCCCACGTTCATCCTGGAGCCGAGGTCGTTCCTGGATAAACTCTCCGACTACTACTACCACGCTGACTTCCTGTCCGA GGCTGCGGTGGAGGAGAACGCCTACAACCGGATGAAGAAAGTGGTCAAGTGGTACATCTCCGGGTTCTACAAAAAGCCCAAG GGCTTGAAGAAACCTTACAACCCCATTATCGGCGAAACCTACCGCTGCATGTGGCTCCACCAAAAGACCAACAGCAAGACCTTCTACATCGCAGAACAG GTATCCCATCATCCTCCTGTGTCAGCTTTTTATGTCAGCAACAGGAAGGATGGATTCTGCCTCAGTGGAAGCATCCTTGCCAAGTCCAAGTTCTACG gaAACTCTTTGTCGGCCATATTGGACGGCGAGGCTCGACTCACTTTCCTCAACCGTGGAGAGGACTATGTGATGAACATGCCTTACGCTCACTGTAAAG GCATCCTGTATGGCACCATGACTTTGGAGCTAGGTGGTCAGATCACCGTTGCGTGTGAGAAGACGGGCTACAGTTCGCAGTTGGAGTTCAAACTCAAG CCATTCCTGGGAAGCAGCGACAGTGTCAACCAGATCTCCGGAAAGATCAAACTGGGGAAGGAAGTGCTGGCAACTCTTGAGGGACACTGG GACAGCGAGATCTTCATCAACGACAAGAAGACTGGAACGGTGGACACGTTCTGGAACCCAACACCGGAGCTGAGGCAGAGCCGACTCACACGCTGCACCGTCCCGCCCGAGGAGCAGGGCGAGTTTGAATCGGAGCG ACTTTGGCAGCACGTGACGAGAGCCGTCAACAACAAGGACCAGACGGAGGCCACGAATGAAAAGTTCATCCTGGAGGAAAGTCAAAGGAAGTCGGCGCGGGAGAGGAAAGCCAAGTGCGAGGAATGGAACTCCACTCTGTTCGAGCAGGACCCCGTCACCGGAGAGTGGCATTATAAATATGCTGA CACGAGGCCATGGGACCCCCTCAACGACCTGATCCAGTTTGAAAAAGACGGTTGTATCCAGACCAAGGTCCGACACCGCACCCCCATGGTACGTTCTGGCAGTCTTATTAGTCTGAGTAACCAGGGGTCGCGGAGGGACAATTTCAAGTGCCAG gtAACGGTGCCAAAGAGAAAACACAAGAGCGACAAACCCAAAAGCCCAGAGAGCGGTTGTTCTTCACCCGAACTTGACCGCCAGGACTCCTCCGGAAGCGAAC GACACAAGAGCAAACACAACAGCCGTCTGCGTAAAAAAGGTGCTGACCTCAGCGAACTTCAAAGTGCCATTGAGTCCATAAAGCAGACACAGCAGGACATCAACAG GAGCATCAGCGTGTTAAGGGGTCGAACGGCAAGCCGGGCGGAGGGAACCTCCTTCTTGCAGCAGCGGGACTATTTCGTCATCGCCGCCCTCATCGTCCTGCAGGTGATCATCAACTACATCTTCAAGTAG